In Mytilus galloprovincialis chromosome 1, xbMytGall1.hap1.1, whole genome shotgun sequence, the following are encoded in one genomic region:
- the LOC143065196 gene encoding ATP-dependent DNA helicase RecQ-like, translating to MGIKDGLARILFASPEAILVKFWRDVITDAYKDRICVVAYDEAHCISEWGLDFRPEYGKVGLLQCIIEAPVLVLSATITNDIRKDIDRALGLQQHSTTVVATLPDRSNIFLCTDKSSEHHEEELKWILEGIKHKKDKFEKTIIYVNSIAMCETLYIWIHSELKSAAYNGESVIQNRMVEMYHAHTDEESKQRIMDQFISIDSTIRVLVATVACGMGVNIPNINIVVLWGLPSTLLLLWQETGRCVRDGSFGLMLSYAFKRIVSVSKPCDTCRTNRKFQCTCSSREYLRSLVETEQCQRSYILRHFLLDGMSRQLLL from the exons ATGG gtATTAAAGATGGACTTGCCAGAATATTGTTTGCATCACCAGAAGCAATACTGGTGAAGTTCTGGCGTGATGTCATCACCGATGCCTATAAGGATAGGATATGTGTAGTTGCGTATGATGAGGCGCACTGTATCTCTGAATG GGGATTAGACTTCAGACCAGAATATGGCAAAGTTGGTCTCCTTCAATGTATCATTGAAGCTCCAGTACTGGTGTTATCTGCTACCATTACAAATGACATTAGAAAGGATATTGACAGAGCTTTAGGTCTACAACAACACTCAACAACAGTAGTTGCAACATTACCAGATag ATCGAACATATTTTTATGCACGGACAAGTCATCGGAACATCATGAAGAAGAACTTAAATGGATTTTGGAAGGTATAAAACATAAGAAAGACAAGTTCGAAAAGACCATCATATATGTGAACTCTATTGCTATGTGTGAAACCTTATATATATGGATTCACTCAGAGTTAAAGTCTGCAGCCTATAATGGGGAATCTGTCATTCAGAACCGCATGGTTGAAATGTACCATGCTCACACAGATGAGGAATCTAAACAAAGAATTATGGACCAATTTATATCAATAGACAGTACTATACGTGTTTTGGTTGCAACAGTTGCCTGTGGAATGGGTGTTAATATACCCAACATTAACATAGTAGTTCTGTGGGGGTTGCCATCAACACTTCTTTTACTGTGGCAGGAAACTGGCAGATGTGTCCGTGATGGCAGCTTTGGACTTATGTTAAGCTATGCGTTCAAGAGGATTGTGAGTGTGTCAAAACCATGTGATACATGCAGAACTAACAGGAAATTTCAATGTACATGTAGCAGCCGGGAGTATCTGAGATCTCTTGTTGAAACTGAACAATGCCAGCGTTCATACATTTTAAGACACTTTTTATTGGATGGAATGAGCAGACAGTTACTCCTGTAA